Proteins co-encoded in one Micropterus dolomieu isolate WLL.071019.BEF.003 ecotype Adirondacks linkage group LG19, ASM2129224v1, whole genome shotgun sequence genomic window:
- the ndufs8b gene encoding NADH:ubiquinone oxidoreductase core subunit S8b isoform X2: protein MSTALSLRLLHCYSKPGSFAYGPGAMRPFSLSVQREGYKYVNAQELPTDLRSITDRAATTLLWTELFRGLAMTMSYLFREPATINYPFEKGPLSPRFRGEHALRRYPNGEERCIACKLCEAVCPAQAITIEAETRADGSRRTTRYDIDMTKCIYCGFCQEACPVDAIVEGPNFEFSTETHEELLYNKEKLLNNGDRWEAEIAANIQADYLYR, encoded by the exons ATGTCTACTGCACTGAGTCTGCGTCTTCTCCACTGCTACTCTAAACCAG gCTCATTCGCATATGGTCCTGGTGCCATGCGGCCTTTCAGTCTCAGTGTGCAGAGAGAGGGCTATA AGTATGTTAATGCTCAGGAGCTGCCGACAGACCTGAGGTCCATCACTGACCGGGCTGCTACAACCCTCCTTTGGACCGAACTGTTCAGAG GTTTGGCGATGACCATGAGCTACCTGTTCCGTGAACCTGCCACCATCAACTACCCATTTGAGAAGGGCCCTCTGTCTCCCCGCTTCCGCGGAGAGCATGCCCTCCGCCGCTACCCTAATGGAGAGGAGCGCTGCATCGCCTGTAAGCTGTGTGAGGCCGTCTGCCCTGCTCAG GCCATTACCATTGAAGCTGAGACTCGAGCTGATGGCAGCAGGAGAACTACACGCTATGACATTGACATGACTAAATGCATCTACTGTGGCTTCTGCCAGGAGGCCTGCCCTGTTGATGCCATTGTTGAG GGTCCAAACTTTGAGTTCTCCACAGAGACCCACGAGGAGCTGCTGtacaacaaagaaaagctgCTCAACAATGGAGACCGATGGGAGGCTGAGATAGCTGCCAACATACAGGCAGACTACCTGTACAGATAG
- the ran gene encoding GTP-binding nuclear protein Ran isoform X2 translates to MAQCVPVAVFKLVLVGDGGTGKTTFVKRHITGEFEKKYVATLGVEVHPLMFHTNRGAIKYNVWDTAGQEKFGGLRDGYYIQAQCAIIMFDVTSRVTYKNVPNWHRDLVRVCENIPIVLCGNKVDIKDRKVKAKSIVFHRKKNLQYYDISAKSNYNFEKPFLWLARKLIGDPNLEFVAMPALAPPEVQMDPTLAAKYEEELQVASQTALPDEEDDL, encoded by the exons ATGGCACAGTGTGTACCGGTGGCGGTGTTTAAG CTCGTCCTGGTAGGAGATGGAGGCACCGGAAAAACTACTTTTGTGAAGAGGCACATTACAGGAGAGTTTGAGAAGAAATATGTTG CTACTCTGGGAGTAGAGGTGCACCCGCTGATGTTCCACACCAACAGAGGAGCTATCAAGTACAATGTGTGGGACACAGCTGGTCAGGAGAAGTTTGGAGGCCTGAGAGATGGCTACTACATTCAAG CTCAGTGTGCTATCATCATGTTTGACGTCACCTCTCGAGTCACCTATAAGAATGTGCCCAACTGGCATCGTGATCTGGTCCGTGTCTGTGAGAACATTCCCATCGTCCTTTGTGGCAACAAAGTGGACATCAAAGATAGGAAAGTCAAAGCCAAGAGCATTGTGTTTCACCGCAAGAAGAACCTGCAG TACTACGACATTTCTGCTAAGAGTAACTACAACTTTGAGAAACCTTTCCTGTGGCTAGCAAGGAAGTTGATTGGCGACCCAAACCTGGAGTTTGTGGCAATGCCTGCCCTTGCTCCCCCAGAGGTCCAAATGGACCCGACCCTTGCTGCGAAGTACGAGGAAGAACTTCAA GTTGCATCACAAACGGCACTCCCAGATGAAGAAGATGACCTCTAA
- the ndufs8b gene encoding NADH:ubiquinone oxidoreductase core subunit S8b isoform X1 produces the protein MWQPVYVIIRIRGARLQVASAQSAGCLHRSLTPPLFVMSTALSLRLLHCYSKPGSFAYGPGAMRPFSLSVQREGYKYVNAQELPTDLRSITDRAATTLLWTELFRGLAMTMSYLFREPATINYPFEKGPLSPRFRGEHALRRYPNGEERCIACKLCEAVCPAQAITIEAETRADGSRRTTRYDIDMTKCIYCGFCQEACPVDAIVEGPNFEFSTETHEELLYNKEKLLNNGDRWEAEIAANIQADYLYR, from the exons ATGTGGCAGCCCGTTTACGTAATAATACGGATTAGGGGCGCGAGATTACAGGTTGCGTCTGCTCAGTCGGCTGGCTGTCTCCATCGCTCACTCACTCCTCCCTTGTTTGTG ATGTCTACTGCACTGAGTCTGCGTCTTCTCCACTGCTACTCTAAACCAG gCTCATTCGCATATGGTCCTGGTGCCATGCGGCCTTTCAGTCTCAGTGTGCAGAGAGAGGGCTATA AGTATGTTAATGCTCAGGAGCTGCCGACAGACCTGAGGTCCATCACTGACCGGGCTGCTACAACCCTCCTTTGGACCGAACTGTTCAGAG GTTTGGCGATGACCATGAGCTACCTGTTCCGTGAACCTGCCACCATCAACTACCCATTTGAGAAGGGCCCTCTGTCTCCCCGCTTCCGCGGAGAGCATGCCCTCCGCCGCTACCCTAATGGAGAGGAGCGCTGCATCGCCTGTAAGCTGTGTGAGGCCGTCTGCCCTGCTCAG GCCATTACCATTGAAGCTGAGACTCGAGCTGATGGCAGCAGGAGAACTACACGCTATGACATTGACATGACTAAATGCATCTACTGTGGCTTCTGCCAGGAGGCCTGCCCTGTTGATGCCATTGTTGAG GGTCCAAACTTTGAGTTCTCCACAGAGACCCACGAGGAGCTGCTGtacaacaaagaaaagctgCTCAACAATGGAGACCGATGGGAGGCTGAGATAGCTGCCAACATACAGGCAGACTACCTGTACAGATAG
- the ran gene encoding GTP-binding nuclear protein Ran isoform X1 yields MLELVIARKIATTADSMAQCVPVAVFKLVLVGDGGTGKTTFVKRHITGEFEKKYVATLGVEVHPLMFHTNRGAIKYNVWDTAGQEKFGGLRDGYYIQAQCAIIMFDVTSRVTYKNVPNWHRDLVRVCENIPIVLCGNKVDIKDRKVKAKSIVFHRKKNLQYYDISAKSNYNFEKPFLWLARKLIGDPNLEFVAMPALAPPEVQMDPTLAAKYEEELQVASQTALPDEEDDL; encoded by the exons ATGCTAGAATTGGTTATCGCTAG aAAAATCGCAACCACGGCGGACTCAATGGCACAGTGTGTACCGGTGGCGGTGTTTAAG CTCGTCCTGGTAGGAGATGGAGGCACCGGAAAAACTACTTTTGTGAAGAGGCACATTACAGGAGAGTTTGAGAAGAAATATGTTG CTACTCTGGGAGTAGAGGTGCACCCGCTGATGTTCCACACCAACAGAGGAGCTATCAAGTACAATGTGTGGGACACAGCTGGTCAGGAGAAGTTTGGAGGCCTGAGAGATGGCTACTACATTCAAG CTCAGTGTGCTATCATCATGTTTGACGTCACCTCTCGAGTCACCTATAAGAATGTGCCCAACTGGCATCGTGATCTGGTCCGTGTCTGTGAGAACATTCCCATCGTCCTTTGTGGCAACAAAGTGGACATCAAAGATAGGAAAGTCAAAGCCAAGAGCATTGTGTTTCACCGCAAGAAGAACCTGCAG TACTACGACATTTCTGCTAAGAGTAACTACAACTTTGAGAAACCTTTCCTGTGGCTAGCAAGGAAGTTGATTGGCGACCCAAACCTGGAGTTTGTGGCAATGCCTGCCCTTGCTCCCCCAGAGGTCCAAATGGACCCGACCCTTGCTGCGAAGTACGAGGAAGAACTTCAA GTTGCATCACAAACGGCACTCCCAGATGAAGAAGATGACCTCTAA